The following are encoded in a window of Arthrobacter sp. NicSoilB4 genomic DNA:
- the tuf gene encoding elongation factor Tu has protein sequence MAKAKFERTKPHVNIGTIGHVDHGKTTLTAAISKVLYDKYPTLNEQRDFASIDSAPEERQRGITINISHVEYQTEKRHYAHVDAPGHADYIKNMITGAAQMDGAILVVAATDGPMAQTREHVLLARQVGVPYLLVALNKSDMVDDEELLDLVEMEVRELLSAQGFDGDEAPVVRVSGLKALEGDPVWVKSVEDLMEAVDESVPDPVRDRDKPFLMPIEDVFTITGRGTVVTGRAERGTLAINSEVEIVGIRPVQKTTVTGIEMFHKQLDEAWAGENCGLLLRGLKRDDVERGQVVVKPGSITPHTDFEANVYILSKDEGGRHNPFYSNYRPQFYFRTTDVTGVITLPEGTEMVMPGDNTEMTVALIQPIAMEEGLGFAIREGGRTVGSGRVTKIIK, from the coding sequence GTGGCAAAGGCAAAGTTCGAGCGGACTAAGCCGCACGTTAACATCGGCACCATTGGTCACGTTGACCACGGTAAGACGACGTTGACGGCCGCGATTTCCAAGGTGCTGTACGACAAGTACCCGACACTCAACGAGCAGCGCGACTTCGCGTCCATTGACTCTGCTCCCGAAGAGCGTCAGCGCGGCATTACCATCAACATCTCCCACGTTGAGTACCAGACCGAGAAGCGCCACTACGCACACGTAGACGCCCCGGGTCACGCTGACTACATCAAGAACATGATCACCGGTGCTGCACAGATGGACGGTGCAATCCTCGTGGTTGCCGCCACTGACGGCCCGATGGCTCAGACCCGCGAGCACGTTCTGCTCGCCCGCCAGGTTGGTGTCCCCTACCTGCTGGTCGCACTGAACAAGTCGGACATGGTCGATGACGAAGAGCTCCTCGACCTCGTCGAAATGGAAGTTCGCGAGCTGCTTTCGGCTCAGGGCTTCGATGGCGATGAAGCTCCGGTTGTCCGCGTATCCGGTCTGAAGGCTCTCGAAGGCGACCCGGTTTGGGTCAAGTCCGTCGAGGACCTCATGGAAGCTGTCGACGAGTCCGTTCCGGACCCCGTACGTGACCGTGACAAGCCGTTCCTGATGCCGATCGAAGATGTCTTCACGATCACCGGCCGTGGCACCGTTGTTACGGGCCGCGCCGAGCGTGGAACCCTCGCCATCAACTCCGAGGTCGAGATCGTCGGCATCCGCCCGGTCCAGAAGACCACGGTTACCGGTATCGAGATGTTCCACAAGCAGCTCGACGAAGCATGGGCCGGCGAGAACTGTGGCCTCCTGCTCCGCGGTCTGAAGCGCGACGATGTCGAGCGTGGCCAGGTTGTCGTCAAGCCGGGTTCCATCACCCCGCACACCGACTTCGAGGCTAACGTCTACATCCTCTCCAAGGACGAAGGCGGACGTCACAACCCGTTCTACTCCAACTACCGCCCGCAGTTCTACTTCCGCACCACGGACGTAACCGGCGTTATCACCCTGCCGGAAGGCACGGAAATGGTTATGCCTGGCGACAACACTGAGATGACCGTTGCGCTCATCCAGCCCATCGCCATGGAAGAGGGCCTCGGCTTCGCTATCCGCGAAGGCGGCCGCACCGTTGGTTCGGGACGCGTTACCAAGATCATCAAGTAA
- a CDS encoding carboxylesterase family protein, with the protein MNVLVTTARGELRGSFADGVYTFLGVPYAAPPVGANRLRPPQPALQWSGIRNATRLGPEPPQVAPPSMGGPATGASEDWSEVVNAFAEVERAVPSEECLNLNIWTPAPGGPSLPVMVWIQGGMFEISSTAAYDGSRFARDGVVCVVINWRPGAEGFLYLGDGIANLGLLDQLAALEWVRENISAFGGDPGNVTVFGESAGAMSIGMLLSMPRAEGLFRRAILQSGAAHQVTPAADALRIAGYLAGKLGVPATREAIAGAGVQRLLAAQAELKDELLADPDPERWGNAVVASVMPWQPVLDGDVLPGPPIERIAAGSGRQVDVIVGTNTDDWRLFLVASGALAGITVEMITGPVRAYGYQSLAAYGLPVEEALSAYRARYPEAGPGDLLAAVQTDWWMRIPAIRLADAHANANTTSGTYMYEFAWASPGLGAVHALEVPFVFDTAATDAPLFGPLLGSAPPQELAHKMHAAWLAFAATGDPGWPKYDLERRATMRFDADCRIVDDPRPWERALWKTLR; encoded by the coding sequence ATGAACGTGTTGGTCACGACGGCCCGCGGGGAACTGCGGGGCAGTTTCGCCGACGGTGTGTACACCTTCCTCGGGGTCCCCTATGCAGCGCCGCCGGTCGGCGCGAACCGTCTCCGGCCGCCACAGCCTGCCTTGCAGTGGTCCGGTATCCGGAACGCCACGAGGCTCGGGCCGGAGCCTCCGCAGGTGGCGCCGCCCTCCATGGGCGGTCCGGCCACTGGGGCATCAGAGGACTGGTCGGAAGTAGTCAACGCTTTTGCGGAAGTGGAACGTGCCGTGCCTTCCGAGGAATGCCTGAACCTGAACATCTGGACGCCGGCGCCCGGCGGGCCAAGTTTGCCGGTGATGGTCTGGATCCAGGGCGGAATGTTCGAGATCAGCTCGACGGCGGCTTACGACGGGAGCCGCTTCGCCCGGGACGGCGTGGTCTGCGTCGTCATCAACTGGCGTCCGGGCGCGGAGGGGTTCCTCTATCTCGGTGACGGCATCGCCAACCTCGGCCTGCTCGACCAGCTCGCCGCCCTCGAATGGGTGCGGGAAAACATTTCAGCCTTCGGCGGGGACCCCGGCAACGTCACCGTCTTTGGCGAGTCCGCAGGCGCGATGAGCATCGGCATGCTGCTTTCCATGCCCCGCGCCGAGGGGCTGTTTCGGCGTGCGATCCTGCAGAGCGGCGCAGCCCACCAGGTCACGCCCGCCGCGGATGCCTTGCGCATCGCCGGATACCTGGCCGGGAAGCTGGGGGTGCCCGCCACGCGTGAGGCGATCGCCGGAGCCGGGGTCCAGCGCCTGCTGGCGGCGCAGGCGGAGCTGAAGGACGAACTGCTCGCCGACCCGGACCCGGAACGATGGGGCAACGCCGTGGTGGCAAGCGTAATGCCGTGGCAGCCCGTGCTCGACGGCGACGTCCTGCCCGGCCCGCCGATCGAGCGGATCGCGGCCGGATCCGGCAGGCAGGTGGATGTCATCGTCGGCACGAATACCGACGACTGGCGGCTGTTTCTGGTCGCCAGCGGCGCGCTGGCCGGCATCACAGTCGAGATGATCACCGGGCCGGTCCGCGCCTACGGTTACCAGTCCCTGGCGGCCTACGGGCTACCGGTCGAGGAGGCGCTGTCCGCCTACCGGGCGAGGTACCCGGAGGCGGGTCCCGGCGATCTGCTCGCGGCGGTCCAGACAGACTGGTGGATGCGGATCCCCGCGATTCGCCTGGCCGACGCGCACGCCAACGCCAACACCACGTCGGGAACCTATATGTACGAGTTCGCCTGGGCATCGCCGGGCCTCGGCGCGGTGCACGCTCTCGAGGTTCCTTTTGTCTTCGACACGGCTGCCACGGATGCGCCGCTCTTCGGTCCGCTGCTGGGAAGCGCCCCGCCCCAGGAGCTTGCGCACAAAATGCACGCAGCGTGGCTCGCTTTCGCGGCCACGGGCGACCCCGGCTGGCCGAAGTATGACCTCGAGCGGAGGGCCACGATGCGGTTCGACGCCGACTGCAGGATTGTCGATGATCCCCGGCCCTGGGAGCGGGCCCTGTGGAAAACCCTTCGCTGA
- the rpsG gene encoding 30S ribosomal protein S7, whose amino-acid sequence MPRKGPAPKRPLVLDPVYGSPLVTQLINKVLVDGKKSTAERIVYGALEGARAKSGGDPVAALKKAMENVKPSLEVRSRRVGGATYQVPVEVKPGRSTALALRWLVGYSKARREKTMTERLQNEILDASNGLGAAVKRREDTHKMAESNKAFAHYRW is encoded by the coding sequence ATGCCTCGCAAGGGTCCGGCCCCCAAGCGGCCGCTAGTTCTAGATCCCGTTTACGGCTCCCCGCTGGTCACCCAGCTGATCAACAAGGTGCTCGTTGACGGCAAGAAGTCCACCGCCGAGCGCATTGTTTACGGTGCACTCGAAGGTGCTCGCGCCAAGTCCGGCGGCGACCCGGTTGCAGCCCTCAAGAAGGCCATGGAGAACGTCAAGCCTTCCCTCGAGGTCCGCTCCCGCCGCGTCGGTGGCGCCACCTACCAGGTTCCGGTTGAGGTCAAGCCGGGTCGCTCCACCGCCCTCGCTCTGCGCTGGCTGGTCGGCTACTCGAAGGCCCGCCGCGAGAAGACCATGACCGAGCGCCTCCAGAACGAGATTCTGGATGCCTCCAACGGTCTCGGTGCCGCTGTGAAGCGTCGCGAAGACACCCACAAGATGGCCGAGTCCAACAAGGCCTTCGCACACTACCGCTGGTAA
- the rpsL gene encoding 30S ribosomal protein S12 produces the protein MPTINQLVRKGRTPKVKKTKAPALNGSPMRRGVCTRVYTTTPKKPNSALRKVARVRLNGGVEVTAYIPGVGHNLQEHSIVLVRGGRVKDLPGVRYKIVRGALDTQGVKNRKQARSRYGAKMEKK, from the coding sequence CCTAAGGTCAAGAAGACCAAGGCTCCCGCGCTTAACGGCAGCCCGATGCGCCGCGGTGTTTGCACCCGCGTGTACACGACGACCCCGAAGAAGCCGAACTCGGCTCTGCGTAAGGTTGCGCGTGTGCGCCTCAACGGCGGCGTTGAAGTTACCGCATACATCCCCGGTGTAGGCCACAACCTGCAGGAGCACTCCATTGTGCTCGTCCGTGGCGGCCGCGTTAAGGACCTTCCGGGTGTCCGCTACAAGATCGTCCGTGGCGCCCTCGATACCCAGGGTGTCAAGAACCGTAAGCAGGCTCGTAGCCGCTACGGCGCAAAGATGGAGAAGAAGTAA
- the fusA gene encoding elongation factor G — MAQDVLTDLSKVRNIGIMAHIDAGKTTTTERILFYTGVNHKIGETHDGASTTDWMEQEKERGITITSAAVTCFWENNQINIIDTPGHVDFTVEVERSLRVLDGAVAVFDGKEGVEPQSETVWRQADKYNVPRICFVNKMDKLGADFYFTVDTIISRLGAKPLVMQLPIGAENDFIGVVDLLYMRALVWPGDSKGDVTMGAKYEIQEIPADLKEKAEEYRATLVETVAESSEELMEKYLEGEEISEAELKAGIRKMTINSELYPVFCGSAFKNRGVQPMLDAVVDYLPNPLDVPPMIGHDPRDEEKELTRKPSSEEPFSALAFKIATHPFFGQLTFIRVYSGHVEAGAQVVNSTKGKKERIGKLFQMHANKEMPVDGATAGHIYAAIGLKDTTTGDTLCDSSNQIVLESMSFPEPVISVAIEPNTKGDQEKLSTAIQKLSAEDPTFQVSLNEDTGQTIIAGMGELHLDILVDRMRREFKVEANVGKPQVAYRETIKRAVERHDYTHKKQTGGSGQFAKIQIAIEPLDTSEGEMYEFSNKVTGGRIPREYIPSVDAGIQDALNDGVLAGYPVVGIKATLIDGAYHDVDSSEMAFKIAGRMAFKEAARKANPVLLEPLMDVEVRTPEEYMGEVIGDLNSRRGQMQSMEDAQGVKVIRAHVPLSGMFGYIGDLRSKTQGRAVYSMTFHSYAEVPKAYADEIIQKNRGE; from the coding sequence GTGGCACAGGACGTGCTTACCGACCTTAGCAAGGTCCGCAATATCGGCATCATGGCCCACATTGATGCCGGCAAGACCACTACTACCGAGCGCATCCTGTTCTACACGGGTGTGAACCACAAGATCGGCGAAACGCACGACGGCGCTTCGACGACTGACTGGATGGAACAGGAAAAGGAACGCGGCATCACCATCACGTCTGCCGCCGTGACCTGCTTCTGGGAAAACAACCAGATCAACATCATTGACACCCCCGGCCACGTGGACTTCACGGTTGAGGTTGAGCGCTCCCTGCGCGTCCTCGACGGTGCGGTTGCTGTGTTCGACGGCAAGGAAGGCGTGGAGCCGCAGTCTGAGACTGTTTGGCGCCAGGCCGACAAGTACAACGTCCCGCGCATCTGCTTCGTCAACAAGATGGACAAGCTCGGCGCTGACTTCTACTTCACCGTCGACACCATCATCAGCCGCCTCGGTGCCAAGCCGCTCGTTATGCAGCTGCCGATTGGTGCCGAGAACGACTTCATCGGCGTCGTCGACCTGCTCTACATGCGTGCACTGGTCTGGCCCGGCGACTCCAAGGGTGACGTCACCATGGGTGCCAAGTACGAGATCCAGGAGATCCCGGCTGACCTCAAGGAAAAGGCTGAAGAGTACCGCGCAACGCTCGTTGAGACCGTTGCAGAGTCCTCGGAAGAACTCATGGAGAAGTACCTCGAAGGCGAAGAAATCTCCGAGGCCGAGCTCAAGGCCGGCATCCGCAAGATGACGATCAACTCCGAGCTCTACCCGGTCTTCTGTGGCTCCGCGTTCAAGAACCGCGGCGTCCAGCCGATGCTTGACGCCGTCGTGGACTACCTGCCGAACCCGCTCGACGTCCCGCCGATGATCGGTCACGATCCCCGCGACGAAGAGAAGGAACTGACGCGCAAGCCGTCTTCCGAAGAGCCGTTCTCGGCTCTGGCGTTCAAGATTGCCACGCACCCGTTCTTCGGTCAGCTCACCTTCATCCGCGTGTACTCCGGTCACGTGGAAGCAGGCGCCCAGGTGGTCAACTCCACCAAGGGCAAGAAGGAGCGCATCGGCAAGCTGTTCCAGATGCACGCCAACAAGGAAATGCCGGTTGACGGCGCTACCGCCGGCCACATCTACGCAGCGATCGGCCTCAAGGACACCACCACGGGCGACACCCTGTGCGACTCCAGCAACCAGATCGTCCTCGAGTCCATGAGCTTCCCGGAGCCCGTGATCTCTGTTGCGATCGAGCCGAACACCAAGGGTGACCAGGAGAAGCTCTCCACGGCCATCCAGAAGCTCTCCGCTGAGGACCCGACCTTCCAGGTCTCCCTCAACGAAGACACCGGCCAGACCATCATCGCCGGCATGGGCGAGCTCCACCTGGACATCCTGGTGGACCGCATGCGCCGCGAATTCAAGGTCGAGGCAAACGTGGGCAAGCCCCAGGTTGCGTACCGCGAAACCATCAAGCGTGCTGTAGAGCGTCACGACTACACGCACAAGAAGCAGACCGGTGGTTCCGGCCAGTTCGCAAAGATCCAGATCGCGATCGAGCCGCTGGACACGTCCGAGGGCGAGATGTACGAGTTCTCGAACAAGGTCACCGGTGGACGTATTCCGCGCGAATACATCCCCTCGGTTGACGCCGGCATCCAGGATGCGCTGAACGACGGCGTCCTGGCTGGCTACCCGGTTGTTGGCATCAAGGCCACGCTGATTGACGGCGCGTACCACGATGTTGACTCCTCGGAAATGGCGTTCAAGATCGCCGGCCGTATGGCTTTCAAGGAAGCCGCACGCAAGGCGAACCCTGTCCTGCTCGAACCGCTGATGGATGTCGAGGTCCGCACCCCTGAGGAATACATGGGTGAAGTTATCGGTGACCTCAACTCCCGCCGTGGCCAGATGCAGTCCATGGAAGATGCCCAGGGCGTCAAGGTCATCCGCGCGCACGTCCCGCTGTCCGGCATGTTCGGCTACATCGGTGACCTGCGCTCGAAGACCCAGGGCCGCGCTGTGTACTCCATGACGTTCCACAGCTACGCCGAGGTCCCGAAGGCATACGCCGACGAGATCATCCAGAAGAACCGCGGCGAGTAG